A window of Pusillimonas sp. DMV24BSW_D genomic DNA:
CGAGGCGTGCATATATATGGCGCAGGCGCTGGAGATTCCGTTGCCGGCCTCCCTTATTAAAAATACGTCGGAAAAGGAAGGCTTAAAACCGGGGGAATTAAAAGCTCTTTCAATTCCGACAACCACATGGCAGTTGGGTTGGTCGGATCCTGCACCAGGCGATGACGCTGAGCTGACTCAAGATACCCATCGTTTCTTTGCTTTCGATAACGAACTACCGGCTCATCCTGTTCGGTTGCCTGCGTTCAGTATCGATAACCGGCCTGTCAGTTGGCGTCGTTTCCTGCCTGCGGTTGACGCAGGCGCCGTGACGATGCCGCGTTATGTTCGTAAGCAGGGTGGTGTTTGGCAGGCCTGCCATTTCGGGCAGCGGGTTGAGTTGAATCTTGATGCGCCCGCTGTTCATATTTCCAAAGATCAGGCCGATGCCTGGTGTCGTTGGGCGGGTCGACGCTTACCGACCGAGGCGGAGTGGGAGTATGCGGCTTACCACGCGTCCGATTTCCAATGGGGGCAGGTATGGGAGTGGACCTCCAGCCGCTTTGTGCCATTCGATGGTTTTGTTGCGCACCCTTATCGTGACTATTCCCGCTTTGGGTTTGAAGAG
This region includes:
- the senA gene encoding selenoneine synthase SenA — its product is MAVDFSVAQTARCNNAEELSTALQAAREKTLTLLQAYVDALGPELPVPYSTELNPPRWEFGHVAWFQAFWTARNLQRQAGIHCNPDHIRPAGHMRDEDKFYDSSNVPHKTRWDLPLPDLESTRAYMQSTFEETLHLLEHDAQRGEDLYFYRLALFHEDMHAEACIYMAQALEIPLPASLIKNTSEKEGLKPGELKALSIPTTTWQLGWSDPAPGDDAELTQDTHRFFAFDNELPAHPVRLPAFSIDNRPVSWRRFLPAVDAGAVTMPRYVRKQGGVWQACHFGQRVELNLDAPAVHISKDQADAWCRWAGRRLPTEAEWEYAAYHASDFQWGQVWEWTSSRFVPFDGFVAHPYRDYSRFGFEEHRYVLKGASWATDARMAHPRYRNFFPPERCDIHAGFRSCAL